From the Helianthus annuus cultivar XRQ/B chromosome 17, HanXRQr2.0-SUNRISE, whole genome shotgun sequence genome, the window CTTAAGGTAACCAGTGAACCACACCTAAAAACTATTTCTTGAATAAGGAATGACCGGTTAGATTGGGTTTGTAACTATTCTTTGCATCGTGTAACTCCATGTAAATTCATTTCTCCTCTTGCATCTTGCTAGCATGATTAATATGCCGttttttaaaataaagttttaCACATTTTGAATCATGAAGATTTAATAATACATTATAGCGTAATGAGAATTCTTAAGGTAACAAAACCACACTTAAAAACTATTTCTTGAATAAGGAATGATAATTAACAAGATtatcttttaatatatttttaaatatgtatcGTAAATTTGACTAAAGTTTAAGGACTCTTTAGCTTAATTAGCTCTCAAAATTCAAGGGATTAGTGCATTTCTAATTTAACTTTTGCCTAGGAAAGGTTTGCTCTTGTCTCACTCCCAGACCGTTATGAGTTGAATTTTATAGGATACATTTGTTTAATTTTTGTTCTTGAATCGTTTATACAAATCGTAAGTGTGTTCATTTTCGCTATCTCTGGTTTTGATTAATTCAATTTGGCGATTAGCCACAATAATTGTAATTCTCTGAGGTATTAAAGTGACCCAAAATAATTTAATCGTTTATTTTCAAGTTATTATGGGTCGCTTTAATGCGATGCGTTTAAGAAAAATGCATGTTATGTTGATTGATTTTAATGATAACCAATAAAAAAAGACATTTATATAACTAAACATTTCTTTATCTAAAGTAAGATATATCTAAACCATAATTAACTAATAACAAATATATTGATTAATTCCAGTACGCTGCCCCAAGTATAACTTGAGCAGTGCTACCCCCTCATGAGAGACAATGAAGCATCTACTTACTTAAATGGGAAGATGCTCCTAAAGCTGCAATATTCATTCAAAATTACTCTCTTTGTTGTTTTTAGTGCAAATGGGAATCAATCTTAACCTAAAGTGTAAGCACCCATGTGCTCATGAGTCATacatagatcatcgatccttgctGACTTTCCGGGAACACTTAGTTATATTATTTAAGTGACAGTAAACCCGAGTTAAAAGAAACTATAGTATAAATAAAGTTGCAATAGATTGTACGGAAGAACAAACCCTAGTTTATAAGAGAACAATATAAATTAATGAAATCGAAAGCATGCAAGTTCTTACATGTCATGGACAAATTATGGTGGGTTCTTATGCGCATaccaaaaaaaaacaacaaacgGTCTATACCCTTAAATTTAACGAGTTAATGCTTTTCTTTTAAATGTTATATAGAGGGTCGGACATTTGATACACGAACAGAGTTCATTACCCAACGGCCATCACGTTTGGAACCTAAAATATTAGACATCTTCTATTAGTACTTTGACACTCGAAGCACGTAGTAATTCTGGTTAAATGCAGTGAAATATTATCCTCCGCCAAGACGGATCGAAAATGTGACAAGTGTGACAACATTGAACACATAGTTTAGTTAAAGCACTCGATCTATTCAATTATAATAGTGTTTGAAACATATATATGCATTAAAATGTTAAATATAACCTAAAACTTTAATAGAATAAAAGAACTTCTTGCTATAAAGAAAACCACAAATTTATATTTCACTTTAGAGGTAAACTAacggttttttttttctaatacaATGTGCCCTATGTTACTAAAATGCTGAAATTATATAATTTCAACCAACTCTTGATTGAAGATCGTAATTAGAGTCGCGATTTACATTAAACTGGAAAATAAAAACTCATGTAAGAACTTTGGGAAAACTTGAAAATTGGCAACAAACTATGGACTTAGGCCCCATGATGGGAATAGACATAAACCTTTTGCCTTAGGCATGCATATCAATGAGACTTTATCAATGACTAGTCGAAGATACGTAAAACTAAAAGTGATAGTTGCTTAAAGTTTGACGTGTTTCTATTCATTTTCACTGTTCCTACCGGAAatttgttttattgtttttttaagtAAAAGTTTGAATTTAATATGAAACAGAAAGAACACAAATGACGTGGCTAGCTTGTAATTATTATTAAGCTTTTATTTTAAGCACATATATTTGCTTTGTTTTAAAATATACAAAAACATGCACACAACCGCCATTGATAATATTATAGGCCGGTGGCAAGTGGCAACTCAATCATTCACATTATACAAAACCTAAGTAATTAAGAGAATCCCACAAGGGTTTTCAAGAATTCAAGGTAGGACATAAGACAACATTATTAATTAACACAAATCATAAAAGGGTCTTGAACATATATTCACATACAATATCACCAACCATGATCTTGTCTTATGCACCTtcttatttctttccttaaggGTTGTAATTCCATGAATAAGTACCATAATTAGGTGGCAAGGCATGAGGGTTTTGTGGATAATTCCCCGAGGTACTTTGCGGCATGTTTAATATGTTTTGGTTACTTGAAAACCGAATAAGATCTGCATTAGTTGCATCTAGTTCCTTTTGTAGTCGAAGAACTTGCCTTTGGAGTACAGAAATTGCACCAACACAACCATAAACGGGGTCTTTTAGACGCGCCTCGGCTTCATAGGCTAAAGAGTTGACAGCATCTTCTCTTTGATGAGGTTCAATTTCATTAAGAAGTTTGCTAACATTGCTTGCCCCAAATATTTTGTGAACATTTGTGAATTTAATTGGGTCTTCTGGTGGGAAATATGGTGAGAAAACACATCCTTTGATGCATTTTCTTCTCAAGAACTTGCAGGCTGCACAGGGAGCACTAGGATGATGGGTACTGGAAGAAGACATGTTTATGTGCTGCATGTGACACCCATATTGAGAAATTAATTAAGTTAATGATATTTCATATGCCCAAATTAAAACtaaattaataaaaaatcattaaaCTTTATATACAGAAATCAAGCTAATCAACAAGAGTTGTCAAATAACAAAGTTAAGACTAAATTATAGAACCACACATAAATTTCTGTAAATAGCACATTATCATGGCAAGACAAAAACACAAAACTTATCTGCTTAGAGAATTCAAAGATTTTCATATATTGATCAACAATGATTCAGCTTTTTAAATATATAGGTGTAACTTAATCAGAAGATAAGGCGATAATGAAAAACGTTAATAACTATCTTAGTATTTAAATTAGATATAAAATGACGACTAACAAACAAACTTAAAGATAAATAATAATACTATAGCAACACATAATAAAATCCGGTAACATATGAACTATAAACCTAACAATTTTGTTCAAAAATTTAAAACCCCTTGATTAATTGGACTTGTATATATAAGCACAAAGTTCAAACGCTTATTGCTTTGTTCTGCATCAAACGTTTAAGGATCCAATTAACATTAAAGTAAAAGATAATGCTCAAAGTTTCATTACTAAAGGTATTGCAAGAATTTCTAGTAACATGCCGGAAGATTAGACTACAAACAGCAAACTTTTActtaatttttttatgtaattacTGTACTTATTTGGATCATACCAAATTTGTTCCCTTTTACACTCAAGAAAAGCTGCAACGATAGATTCCTTTATAAGTACATATACACAAAAATCTTTAACAAAAACCCATTTGTCCCCCACCCAATTCAGACACGAAGAAAAAAAAAAGCTGCCATCTGCTTTAGATCAAAGTCAGCATGAAAAGAAAGAACTATAGAATC encodes:
- the LOC110922774 gene encoding LOB domain-containing protein 25-like; this translates as MTVVPIVYGGSVVVGGLEMVVAPSNNEWLQHINMSSSSTHHPSAPCAACKFLRRKCIKGCVFSPYFPPEDPIKFTNVHKIFGASNVSKLLNEIEPHQREDAVNSLAYEAEARLKDPVYGCVGAISVLQRQVLRLQKELDATNADLIRFSSNQNILNMPQSTSGNYPQNPHALPPNYGTYSWNYNP